The Rhizobium indicum genome has a segment encoding these proteins:
- a CDS encoding ABC transporter permease, with amino-acid sequence MATFLLKRLAMMFVTMLCASFLVFAVCEFTPGSVARKSLGPFATQQQVDLLSEKLKANDPLLVRYGRWLGVLVGAIPDPLQDPTTGLNFKDPRGAQYFGNFGYSTLNKLPVNDVIWDRLGNTSILAGLAFLLIVPLSIIFGILSGLKEGGVLDRTLSVICITFTSIPEFASGVFLVTLFVILWPILPGTSPLNSDGGWAVPYQFVLPVAVLVIYDFGYVARMIRVSMIGVMERPYIRTAILKGMSTRRMVLGHALRNAMIAPFTVLLLQINFLISGVVVTELVFAYPGFGRLILDASLFGDIATLEAATLITVAIAVITQLLGDLGYMLLDPRIRVR; translated from the coding sequence ATGGCGACATTTCTCCTGAAACGCTTGGCGATGATGTTCGTGACGATGCTTTGCGCCTCGTTTCTCGTCTTCGCCGTCTGTGAGTTCACTCCCGGCAGCGTGGCGCGCAAGTCGCTCGGTCCTTTCGCCACCCAGCAGCAGGTCGACCTGCTGTCGGAGAAATTGAAGGCGAATGATCCGCTGCTGGTGCGTTACGGCCGCTGGCTCGGTGTGCTCGTCGGCGCAATCCCCGATCCGCTTCAGGATCCGACCACCGGGTTAAACTTCAAGGATCCGCGCGGCGCCCAGTATTTCGGTAACTTCGGCTACTCCACCCTGAACAAGCTGCCCGTCAACGATGTCATCTGGGATCGTCTCGGCAATACCTCCATCCTCGCCGGGCTGGCGTTCCTGCTGATCGTCCCGCTGTCGATCATTTTTGGCATCCTCTCGGGGTTGAAAGAAGGTGGGGTGCTGGACCGGACGCTATCGGTCATCTGTATCACCTTCACCTCTATTCCGGAGTTTGCGTCAGGCGTCTTCCTGGTGACGCTTTTCGTGATCCTCTGGCCGATCCTGCCAGGCACCAGCCCGCTCAACAGCGATGGCGGCTGGGCTGTACCGTATCAGTTCGTCCTGCCCGTCGCGGTGCTCGTCATCTATGACTTCGGCTATGTGGCCCGCATGATCCGCGTTTCGATGATCGGTGTCATGGAGCGGCCCTATATCCGCACCGCAATCCTGAAGGGCATGAGCACGCGCCGCATGGTTCTCGGGCACGCGTTGCGGAATGCGATGATCGCGCCGTTCACCGTGCTCCTGCTGCAAATCAACTTCCTGATCAGCGGCGTCGTCGTCACCGAGCTCGTCTTTGCCTATCCGGGCTTCGGGCGCCTGATCCTCGATGCAAGTCTGTTCGGCGATATCGCAACGCTCGAGGCCGCCACGCTGATCACCGTTGCCATCGCCGTCATCACGCAGTTGCTTGGCGACCTTGGCTACATGCTGCTCGATCCACGCATCCGGGTGAGGTAA
- a CDS encoding ABC transporter permease gives MAVQDNITGAVAAPPKRATRPNWMRIFHSHTAVVGLCLVLFWVLAALLAPILPLPSPTDSDVMAMSNPYPSAAHWLGTDILGRDMLSRLIFGARTVLSVAPLSVAVAMIVGITMGMIAGYYGGWVDVLISRFSDIILAFPVLVIYVILIANIGPSVLNIVIATMIASAPGIGRITRGLVLGLKQQEYISAAKLRAESTLYIMIVELLPNCRSLLIVDACLRIGYTIITIGILGFLGLGLPPPNPDWGGMVKESVTVLNVWPHMSLIPSFALVSLVLGFNLLADGMREAWKP, from the coding sequence ATGGCTGTTCAAGACAACATCACCGGAGCAGTCGCCGCACCGCCAAAGCGTGCTACAAGGCCCAACTGGATGCGCATCTTTCATTCGCACACGGCCGTCGTCGGTCTTTGCCTGGTTCTCTTCTGGGTACTTGCGGCACTTCTGGCGCCGATCCTCCCGCTTCCATCGCCGACGGATTCCGATGTCATGGCGATGAGCAACCCCTATCCTTCCGCTGCCCATTGGTTGGGGACCGATATTCTCGGTCGTGATATGCTGTCACGGTTGATCTTCGGCGCCCGCACAGTGCTTTCCGTTGCGCCGCTGTCTGTGGCGGTTGCCATGATCGTCGGCATCACGATGGGGATGATTGCAGGCTATTATGGCGGCTGGGTCGATGTGCTGATCAGCCGCTTCTCGGACATCATCCTGGCCTTTCCGGTTCTCGTTATCTACGTCATCCTGATCGCCAATATCGGACCGTCGGTCCTGAATATCGTCATTGCAACGATGATTGCCTCGGCGCCCGGTATCGGCCGCATAACCCGCGGCCTGGTGCTCGGCCTCAAGCAACAGGAATATATTTCGGCGGCAAAGCTGCGTGCGGAAAGCACGCTCTACATCATGATCGTCGAGTTGCTGCCGAACTGCCGTAGCCTGCTGATCGTCGATGCCTGTCTGCGCATCGGCTACACGATCATCACCATCGGCATCCTCGGATTTCTCGGCCTCGGCCTGCCGCCACCGAACCCCGATTGGGGCGGCATGGTCAAGGAGAGCGTCACTGTCCTGAATGTCTGGCCGCACATGTCGCTGATCCCGTCCTTCGCGCTCGTCAGCCTGGTCCTCGGCTTCAACCTTCTCGCTGACGGTATGCGGGAGGCATGGAAACCATGA